In one window of Drosophila mauritiana strain mau12 chromosome X, ASM438214v1, whole genome shotgun sequence DNA:
- the LOC117146892 gene encoding rho GTPase-activating protein 190 isoform X5, whose product MRQFNISVIGLSGTEKDRGQVGVGKSCLCNRFMRPMADDYFIDHISVLSQSDFSGRIVNNDHFLYWGDVRKTTDEGVEYQFNIIEQTEFMDDSTFQAFKVGKMDPYSKRCTATKVFSAEKLMYICKNQLGIEKEYEQKVMPDGRLSIDGFVVVFDVSPVPNRSVEKQVEFVQNVIATILKNKKPLVLVTTKNDDAYELYVREAEKISQRKDYKSTVQLIETSAHESINIDLAFLLLAQMIDKVKNRVKIISYQESAKSRKELLDTRSEAVTRLIRNQITDYHVLWSQGSKMLSQYREWNEFLNIFGHEAGQKLFRRHMKKLRDDHLNKKLHQYLDKFALALEYLLPDIGALNISDDDAWECARNYLQNHIEFEQYFFECPQASWTELVDMDEAEDEARIPFDVLETSEAETVFRNYLNSVQQDKKKIGWKQQFKMLLEESGFVTPGKQLSEVRVLFMGRECFEALSEHDCQQIYDIHQDDIIEKSKQNFVELLLEHAQYFLQFKNVDNITQEDVRQITDVIQEDSRYKMLDRLDQERRLMLVQHLRFIHCPIRDHCPFFYNCVDSLIEEVLSDKSASNHKTPSGGGWKSSGSGSDRTLNLLIVGSEHLASDLLNDIRICTGSKGEYIYENQTYYLNYRIANGDMEAFKAIDVYSSGLICVYSNQQSFETLKDNLERTLLCNLELEDKFENLPIVLVYQPQDLKENEVEYLRNEGMRLSEMLHCDFIDHTQNHQKYVYDILNIVILSLKLTEMKSYEPYPSNHTDLRILCCIFCGDQYDIENIVQPLVEESTLVKANEHSIIVDVFIGDAKRRVEFILSSYHGTSQYRDELIHGYIYFYSAKRRSSLANLSILAAQNANIPLQIIAVTESGGVNAFFNSDICQFLITEGNAVADRFKGSFMTFSADQYVKFAFYNPFLKTAWDNKYEVENLHVEESITLDSGEGTLENSVNQMPRPPPRHESYMLSNTLGTDGSGSENYEMAPTRSLNSLNEERDISLDEIYDDNEKPKHLHQKWLEDKSDGRRNMNKNLIWNNFSGSTHAYTTGRRHIDSNLNKIRPKGPSQTLKVGEAPSRNCPAMSSSTFTLPTQQPGKLNMKNFQLVSDAVAKMNFTGSGSGSGSGSGSGSTGLGLGLGSGSGCMGDSFLEPSDKDGKRYDHAQLDGEDEDSEELAEYEQIYENEDCTESDSCASSTERRVRQQNAYYKASKKPVAAKKQKKKKVAIPVQTPRVPPFGSYVSPPEIPLHYQRMAVGGSGPEKAEPCVPEFMKSDKSPEYSMVPELAGAGIFGAENLPEYNMNQAKCLKDFEKLEKRRIKEETARQRKLQEKEKEQEKKLKRKLKQNAKGLVESAEAQFGKLMITSEQGEIPIFLNKCVEFIEKEGLDSEGIYRVPGSRAHVDMLFQRFEEDTNTEIDALDIPVNAVATALKDFFSKRLPPLFSKDIIKELEEIAGSRGVGNSKLNVEVKTDRSCRLIALKSLLQKLPPINFAILKYIFQHFVHVSDNSKLNSMDSKNLAICWWPTLIPIDFTDMGHFEQLRPYLEDIVQTMIDQFPYLFCGKDAFVMV is encoded by the exons ATGCGTCAGTTTAACATCTCGGTCATTGGACTATCCGGGACCGAAAAGGACCGTGGCCAGGTGGGAGTGGGCAAGTCATGCCTGTGCAACAGATTCATGCGCCCGATGGCCGACGACTACTTCATCGATCACATATCAGTGCTTAGCCAAAGCGACTTTAGTGGCCGGATCGTGAACAACGACCACTTCCTTTATTGGGGCGATGTGCGCAAGACGACGGATGAGGGCGTCGAGTACCAGTTTAATATCATCGAGCAGACGGAGTTCATGGACGACTCCACGTTCCAAGCCTTTAAGGTGGGAAAGATGGATCCATACTCAAAGCGGTGCACGGCCACCAAGGTCTTCTCCGCGGAGAAGCTAATGTACATATGCAAGAATCAGTTGGGCATCGAGAAGGAGTACGAACAGAAGGTCATGCCCGATGGCCGACTCAGTATCGATGGCTTTGTCGTCGTCTTCGACGTGAGTCCAGTTCCCAATCGCAGTGTGGAGAAGCAGGTGGAGTTCGTGCAGAATGTCATCGCAACCATACTAAAGAACAAGAAGCCCCTGGTGCTGGTGACCACAAAGAACGACGATGCCTATGAGTTGTATGTTCGTGAGGCGGAGAAGATTAGCCAGCGAAAGGACTACAAGAGCACCGTGCAGCTAATCGAGACGTCGGCCCACGAGAGCATCAACATCGATTTGGCATTCCTCCTGCTCGCCCAGATGATCGACAAGGTTAAGAACCGGGTCAAGATCATCTCCTACCAGGAGTCGGCCAAGTCACGCAAAGAACTGCTCGACACACGGTCCGAGGCGGTGACGCGACTAATACGCAACCAGATCACCGACTATCACGTCCTGTGGTCGCAGGGCTCCAAGATGCTGTCACAGTATCGCGAGTGGAACGAGTTCCTCAACATATTCGGTCATGAGGCCGGCCAAAAGCTATTCCGGCGGCACATGAAGAAGCTGCGCGACGATCATCTGAACAAAAAACTGCATCAGTACTTGGATAAGTTTGCCCTGGCGCTGGAGTACCTGCTGCCGGACATCGGTGCTTTGAATATCAGCGATGACGATGCTTGGGAGTGCGCCAGGAACTATCTGCAGAATCACATCgagttcgagcagtacttcTTCGAGTGCCCGCAGGCCTCGTGGACGGAGCTGGTGGACATGGACGAGGCGGAGGATGAGGCCCGCATTCCCTTTGATGTGCTAGAGACTTCCGAGGCAGAGACTGTCTTCCGTAACTACTTGAACTCGGTGCAGCAGGACAAGAAAAAAATTGG ATGGAAGCAGCAATTTAAAATGCTACTTGAGGAGTCGGGCTTTGTAACGCCCGGCAAGCAGCTGTCTGAGGTGCGAGTCCTCTTCATGGGACGCGAATGCTTTGAGGCGCTTTCGGAGCACGACTGCCAGCAGATCTACGACATCCACCAGGACGACATCATCGAGAAGAGCAAACAGAATTTTGTGGAGCTCCTGCTGGAACACGCTCAATATTTTCTACAGTTCAAGAACGTTGACAACATCACTCAGGAAGATGTGCGCCAGATAACTGATGTCATACAGGAGGATTCACGCTACAAGATGCTCGATCGCTTGGACCAGGAGCGGCGGTTGATGCTTGTCCAGCACCTGCGCTTTATCCACTGCCCCATCCGCGATCACTGTCCCTTCTTCTACAACTGTGTGGATAGCCTGATTGAGGAGGTGTTGTCCGACAAGTCGGCCAGCAACCACAAGACGCCCAGCGGCGGTGGCTGGAAGAGTTCCGGCAGCGGCAGTGACCGCACGCTCAATCTGCTGATCGTGGGCTCCGAGCACCtggccagcgatttgctcaacGACATCCGCATTTGTACCGGTAGCAAGGGCGAGTACATCTACGAGAACCAGACGTATTATCTCAATTACCGAATCGCCAACGGCGACATGGAGGCCTTCAAGGCCATAGATGTCTACTCGAGTG GTCTTATTTGCGTGTACTCCAATCAGCAATCTTTTGAGACGCTCAAGGACAACTTAGAGCGCACGTTGCTCTGCAATCTGGAGCTGGAGGACAAGTTCGAGAATCTGCCGATCGTGCTGGTGTACCAGCCACAGGATCTCAAGGAGAACGAGGTGGAATACTTGCGCAACGAGGGCATGCGCCTGTCGGAGATGCTGCACTGCGACTTCATTGATCATACGCAAAATCATCAGAAGTACGTCTATGACATACTTAACATAGTCATCCTGTCGCTGAAGCTGACTGAGATGAAGAGCTACGAGCCGTATCCCTCCAATCACACCGATCTGCGCATCCTGTGCTGCATCTTTTGTGGCGATCAGTATGACATCGAGAACATTGTCCAGCCGCTGGTGGAGGAATCGACGCTGGTCAAGGCCAACGAGCACTCCATCATTGTCGACGTCTTTATTGGCGATGCCAAGCGACGGGTCGAGTTTATCCTTTCCTCATATCATGGCACTAGCCAGTACCGCGATGAACTAATCCATGgctatatttacttttactcGGCCAAGCGTCGATCTTCGTTGGCAAATCTAAG CATCCTGGCAGCCCAGAATGCCAACATTCCATTGCAGATTATAGCGGTGACCGAGAGCGGGGGCGTTAATGCGTTCTTCAATAGCGATATTTGCCAGTTTCTGATCACCGAGGGCAATGCGGTGGCCGATCGCTTCAAGGGCAGCTTCATGACCTTCTCGGCGGATCAATATGTCAAGT TTGCGTTCTATAATCCATTCCTGAAGACAGCCTGGGACAACAAGTACGAGGTGGAGAACCTGCATGTGGAGGAGTCAATTACTTTGGATTCGGGCGAGGGCACGCTGGAGAACTCGGTTAACCAGATGCCACGCCCGCCGCCGCGCCACGAGAGCTACATGCTGTCCAATACGCTGGGAACCGACGGATCCGGCAGTGAGAATTACGAAATGGCTCCTACCCGATCTCTCAACTCATTAAATG AAGAAAGAGATATATCATTAGATGAAATCTACGATGACAACGAAAAGCCGAAGCACCTGCATCAAA AGTGGCTGGAGGACAAGAGCGATGGGCGGCGCAACATGAACAAGAACTTGATTTGGAACAACTTCAGCGGATCCACACATGCCTACACCACCGGTCGCCGTCACATTGACTCCAATCTGAACAAAATCCGCCCGAAGGGACCCAGTCAAACGCTCAAAGTTGGCGAGGCGCCCAGTCGCAATTGCCCGGCCATGAGCTCCTCCACCTTCACCCTGCCCACGCAGCAGCCGGGCAAGCTGAACATGAAGAACTTCCAGCTGGTCAGCGATGCGGTGGCCAAGATGAATTTCACCGGCTCCGGTTCGGGCTCGGGTTCTGGCTCGGGATCGGGCAGCACTGGACTGGGCCTGGGTCTGGGCTCCGGCAGTGGCTGCATGGGAGATTCGTTTTTGGAGCCGAGCGACAAGGACGGCAAGCGCTACGATCATGCCCAGTTGGATGGCGAGGATGAGGATTCCGAGGAGCTCGCCGAGTACGAGCAGATCTACGAAAATGAAG ACTGCACCGAATCGGACAGCTGTGCCAGTTCCACGGAGCGACGGGTGCGCCAGCAGAATGCCTACTATAAGGCCAGCAAGAAGCCGGTGGCCGCCaagaagcagaagaagaagaaggtgGCCATTCCGGTGCAGACACCGCGTGTTCCTCCGTTCGGCTCGTATGTGAGTCCGCCGGAGATTCCGCTGCACTACCAGCGCATGGCCGTTGGCGGCAGCGGGCCAG AGAAAGCAGAGCCTTGCGTTCCCGAGTTCATGAAGAGTGACAAGTCGCCAGAG TATTCCATGGTGCCAGAGCTGGCGGGTGCCGGCATCTTCGGTGCAGAGAATCTGCCCGAGTACAACATGAACCAGGCCAAATGCTTGAAGGACTTTGAGAAGCTGGAGAAGCGGCGCATCAAGGAGGAAACGGCCAGGCAGCGCAAGCTCCAGGAAAAGGAGAAGGAGCAAGAGAAGAAGCTCAAGCGCAAACTAAAGCAGAATGCCAAGGGTCTGGTTGAATCCGCGGAGGCGCAATTTGGCAAGCTGATGATTACCTCCGAGCAGGGCGAGATCCCCATCTTCCTCAACAAGTGCGTCGAGTTCATCGAGAAGGAAGGCCTGGACTCCGAGGGCATTTATAGGGTGCCCGGAAGTAGGGCGCATGTCGACATGTTGTTCCAACGCTTCGAAGAGG ATACCAATACTGAGATTGATGCGCTCGACATTCCCGTCAATGCCGTGGCCACGGCACTTAAGGACTTCTTCTCCAAGCGCCTGCCTCCGCTGTTCAGCAAGGACATCatcaaggagctggaggagattGCCG GTTCCCGAGGCGTCGGCAATTCCAAGCTGAATGTGGAGGTCAAAACGGACCGGAGTTGCCGCTTGATAGCTTTAAAATCGCTGCTCCAGAAGCTGCCGCCCATCAACTTTGCCATACTCAAATACATATTCCAGCACTTTGTGCA CGTATCGGACAACTCGAAGCTGAATAGCATGGACAGCAAGAACTTGGCCATTTGCTGGTGGCCCACACTCATACCCATCGACTTCACCGACATGGGCCACTTCGAACAACTGCGTCCGTATCTGGAGGACATTGTCCAGACAATGATTGACCAGTTCCCGTATCTGTTCTGCGGCAAGGATGCTTTTGTCATGGTCTAG